In a genomic window of Phyllostomus discolor isolate MPI-MPIP mPhyDis1 chromosome 5, mPhyDis1.pri.v3, whole genome shotgun sequence:
- the LOC118500942 gene encoding calcium-activated chloride channel regulator 1-like, which produces MVQVLILSKMMASTQDILQNTMKMVDTAYKYVCRARKNTARISLRQQNQALYIPGYTENGQIILNPPRPEVKEDTAEAEVEDFSRQTSGESFTISGVPPADNHTQVFPPSKIIDLEANLEEDHIQLSWTAPGNVLDKRRKFDITF; this is translated from the exons ATGGTGCAG GTACTGATACTATCAAAAATGATGGCATCTACTCAAGATATTTTACAGAATACCATGAAAATGGTAGATACAGCTTATAAGTATGTGTGCCGAGCAAGAAAAAACACAGCGAGGATAAGTTTAAGACAACAGAACCAAGCTCTGTATATACCAGGCTACACAGAAAATG gTCAAATCATACTGAACCCACCCAGACCTGAAGTCAAAGAGGACACAGCAGAAGCTGAAGTAGAAGACTTCAGCAGACAAACCTCTGGAGAGTCATTTACTATATCAGGAGTTCCTCCTGCTGATAATCACACTCAGGTGTTCCCACCCAGTAAAATTATAGACCTCGAGGCTAACCTGGAAGAAGATCATATTCAACTCTCATGGACTGCCCCTGGCAATGTCCTTGATAAAAGAAGGAAGTTtgatattacattttaa